In Nitrospira sp., the genomic window ACCCACAAGCGTTGCGGAACTGACTCATCGCTTTACGGGAATCCCCTACAGTATGACAGGGCATGCGAAAGACATCTTCCTGGCAACTCCGTCTACCCTCCGCCGGAAAATGCGCCATGCAGCATTCGTCATCACCTGCACTGAACATAATCGCCAGTATCTCCACGACCTATCAGGCAACGGCACGCCGCTCCACTGTCTCTACCACGGTCTGAATCTGGATCGTTTCGATCAGCTCGGCACGGCCCACCCAGTAAGACGTTCGACGATTCCCATCATCGTGAGTGTGGGACGGTTGCGCGACAAAAAGGGATTCCCCACACTCATCCGCGCGTGTCATCTGCTGGCCACCCGTGGCTATCGCTTTCACTGCCGCATTGTCGGATGCGGACCGCTTCAGACCGATCTTGAAACCTTGATCCGCGAGTTGGACCTCGAGCAGGTCGTCACATTGGTCGGACAAAAAACGCTCGAAGAAGTGGTGAAACTGTACCAAGAGGCTGACATCTTTGCTTTACCCTGTCAGGTATCTGAAGACGGCGATCGTGATGGGATTCCCAATGTCCTCATGGAAGCCATGGCCTGTCGACTCCCTGTCGTCACCACGGAGATTTCCGGCATCCCGGAACTCGTTCGGCATGATCACAATGGTTTCCTGGTTCCCCAACAAGACCCGGAAGCCTTCGCGCTGGCTCTGGCCCACCTTCTGGACAATCCAGCAATCCGTCAACGCCTAGGGCAGACCGGGCGTGAAACCATTGCGCAGCGATTTTCTTCCAGCCATGCAAGCCATCGCCTGAGAGCCCTCTTCCTCAATGAATCGACATCGGCCCATCCAGAGCTTCTTCTGAATACGCCTGAACCATTCTCCCGCCCCACGCACGACGAGGCACCCCATCGGGTCGGATATATCTTGAAAGGATTCCCCCGCCGATCGGAAGCCTTCATCACGAATGAGATTGTGCTCTTGGAGCAGATGGGGCTTCAGCTTCATCTCTTCTCTGCCTTTCAGGGCGAAGCGAATTGTACCGGACCCCACAGGAAGACCGTTATGTCACCGCTGACCTATCTACCCGAGGACAGCGACAACACAGACAGCGGATTTGTGCCTTGGCTAATCGCAAACATTCCCCGGTATTGCTCCAGTCATATTCGACTGCTCTCCAGAGTTCCAGGCCGATATCTGCGCACCGCATGGGAAGCCTGGACACTCAGCCTACGCTGCCGAAGCACGTTCTTCTCATGGCCGAAGAAAGTGTTCTACAAGGACTTTCTCCGTGCCGGTTCGATTGCCAGTTTCGTGCTCGATGCGGGAAACATTCGCCATCTGCATGCCCATTTTTGCCATGGAGCGACGACTATGGCCATGTTTGCCGGTCTATTGAGTGATCTCCCCTTTAGCTTTACCGCCCATGCCAAAGATATCTACTTGCCAAAACTCAATCCCGGCGATCTTCTGCGCCTCAAATTGCGCCGGGCAAAGTTTGTGGTGACCTGCACCGGCGCGAACCACCATCACTTGCAAGAGGTTTGCTCACAGGGTGCGCCGATCCATACCATCTATCATGGCGTCGATACGGCTCGCTTCGCTCCCTCCGTTGATCGACAGGTTCCTCCGATTCCGACGATCCTCTCGGTCGGACGCTTTGTGGAGAAGAAAGGGTTTCCCTTCTTGATCGAGGCCTGCCGCATCATCAGAGAGCATGGATTGCCGTTTCACTGCCGAATCGTCGGTGAGCCGGATGAACAGACGGATCTGGTACAGGACTTGATTCGCCGGTATCACCTCGAACAGGAGGTTTCAATCGGCTCTGGCGTATCGCAAGAGGAACTCCGCGCGATCTATCAGGGATCGACCATCTTCGTCCTTCCTTGTCATATCGTAGATAACGGTGATCGTGACGGGATTCCAAACGTCTTGGCGGAAGCCATGGCCTCCGGCGTCCCGGTCATTTCGACCGCAGTCTCCGGCATTCCAGAATTGATTGACGATCGATGCAACGGGCTTCTTGTCGCGCCACGCGACCCAGTGGCCCTCGCCAAAGCCATCGAAGAACTGCTGGTCGACGCTGACTTCCGGAACAGTCTCGCCCAGGCAGGGCGTGAAACAATTTGCCGAATCTTCGACTCACGCAAGACAACGAGAACACTCTTTGATCTCTTTCAGGCAGAAGCGGCTGAGGCTACCGCCCACCAGCAGGAGGCCCATGCTGCTTGCCACTAGTCAGCATCAGCCGTCTGAGAAGACGGATCGCCGGCATATTTTCACGACACCCTTTCGAAGGTTGACCGCAGAAGCCCTACTGCAGCATTTCCAAACCAG contains:
- a CDS encoding glycosyltransferase; amino-acid sequence: MSTESTMKKIGYLLKIFPKVSETFILQEVLDLEALDVNLSIYALQSPTDTITHGLAAQVRASVTYLPDSLLTFCENPFWAHLRLFMGSPRRYLSTLRFWLQTAEHPSWQKLVQAGSLAAALQDDRIDHLHVHFANAPTSVAELTHRFTGIPYSMTGHAKDIFLATPSTLRRKMRHAAFVITCTEHNRQYLHDLSGNGTPLHCLYHGLNLDRFDQLGTAHPVRRSTIPIIVSVGRLRDKKGFPTLIRACHLLATRGYRFHCRIVGCGPLQTDLETLIRELDLEQVVTLVGQKTLEEVVKLYQEADIFALPCQVSEDGDRDGIPNVLMEAMACRLPVVTTEISGIPELVRHDHNGFLVPQQDPEAFALALAHLLDNPAIRQRLGQTGRETIAQRFSSSHASHRLRALFLNESTSAHPELLLNTPEPFSRPTHDEAPHRVGYILKGFPRRSEAFITNEIVLLEQMGLQLHLFSAFQGEANCTGPHRKTVMSPLTYLPEDSDNTDSGFVPWLIANIPRYCSSHIRLLSRVPGRYLRTAWEAWTLSLRCRSTFFSWPKKVFYKDFLRAGSIASFVLDAGNIRHLHAHFCHGATTMAMFAGLLSDLPFSFTAHAKDIYLPKLNPGDLLRLKLRRAKFVVTCTGANHHHLQEVCSQGAPIHTIYHGVDTARFAPSVDRQVPPIPTILSVGRFVEKKGFPFLIEACRIIREHGLPFHCRIVGEPDEQTDLVQDLIRRYHLEQEVSIGSGVSQEELRAIYQGSTIFVLPCHIVDNGDRDGIPNVLAEAMASGVPVISTAVSGIPELIDDRCNGLLVAPRDPVALAKAIEELLVDADFRNSLAQAGRETICRIFDSRKTTRTLFDLFQAEAAEATAHQQEAHAACH